The following are encoded in a window of Lawsonia intracellularis PHE/MN1-00 genomic DNA:
- a CDS encoding autotransporter outer membrane beta-barrel domain-containing protein, protein MNRDGSVSSNSSENIPLYVRFYGDPDLLRGRTSRPPDTVDAIQYGPMEDCSICYQSTFCGFFGGMAIGSIVGSSVGAVGGGVAGASAGCVLGAGVGSTIGAAYGCMMGASTARDSECSARAENNIAAVVTQQPKPLFKEVYDQSRMNGRSVTSSTSSLTEVSSLKSTCSSSSSSISSDTSSNSSFQKYLKLCFVSSSSSSSEEEIEEEEEEVWIPRGECLLSESECHGKSESHNPQGSDKGTAGNKQDSSGNSQSDQQKTKGSPSGGSGDVFLVPERETCFFIPGYSHEGQVNSLLGLQGVLLGSAEKVITTLRLLALQHTNKHTTGQSLEIDSRPRSQIASSDIISSYVQLQNPCSLRYFSIVADNYESNLECKSRSAQLGLTMNPTPYVHVGLMYHRQNKYFSFSKEVQLDSACGIAKAKTKVEGLAGIVTLNPDKAGFTGQFASYYGWGNTKNHRSIGYIGRELEAKGRSKIHLSGGLVQLGYNLPLANNWFLTPYIENIFSVVTWNGYKEVPSPFACSISKNKEQLWQNSIGMRAIGKIGNNSQLQMWTAYSTGYHKIAELTSMFLCAPMKKYQAVVPGIDRKSAQVEVGISHQAKITTTLISYLNVIAKIGKKKLDNSHLTLSLAYHY, encoded by the coding sequence ATGAACAGAGATGGAAGTGTAAGCTCAAATTCATCAGAGAATATTCCATTATATGTCCGGTTTTATGGTGATCCTGATTTATTACGAGGTAGGACAAGTAGACCACCTGACACTGTAGATGCCATTCAATACGGGCCAATGGAAGACTGTAGTATATGTTATCAAAGTACCTTCTGTGGTTTTTTTGGTGGGATGGCTATAGGTTCTATCGTTGGTAGTTCTGTAGGTGCTGTCGGAGGTGGTGTTGCTGGAGCTTCTGCAGGATGTGTTCTTGGTGCTGGTGTTGGTTCTACTATTGGTGCAGCTTATGGTTGTATGATGGGTGCTTCTACAGCTAGAGATAGTGAGTGTTCAGCAAGGGCAGAGAATAATATAGCCGCAGTGGTTACTCAACAACCAAAACCTTTGTTTAAAGAAGTTTATGATCAAAGTAGAATGAATGGAAGAAGTGTCACAAGTTCTACAAGTAGTCTGACAGAAGTATCTTCTTTAAAAAGTACATGTAGTAGTAGCAGTAGTAGTATTAGTAGTGATACTAGTAGCAACAGTAGTTTCCAGAAATACCTAAAGCTTTGTTTTGTTAGTAGTAGTAGTAGTAGTAGTGAAGAAGAGATAGAAGAGGAAGAGGAAGAGGTATGGATCCCAAGAGGAGAGTGTCTTCTTTCCGAATCTGAGTGTCATGGTAAAAGTGAAAGTCATAACCCACAAGGGAGTGATAAGGGTACTGCAGGGAATAAACAAGATTCAAGTGGTAATAGTCAGTCAGACCAGCAAAAAACTAAGGGAAGTCCTTCAGGGGGGAGTGGGGATGTGTTTTTGGTTCCAGAAAGAGAGACATGCTTTTTTATCCCTGGTTATAGCCATGAAGGTCAAGTAAATTCACTTTTAGGATTGCAAGGAGTATTACTAGGTTCCGCTGAGAAAGTAATAACTACACTACGATTATTAGCATTACAACATACGAATAAACATACTACTGGACAGTCATTAGAAATAGATTCTAGACCAAGAAGTCAGATTGCATCTTCTGACATAATAAGTTCATATGTACAATTACAGAATCCATGTTCTTTAAGATATTTTTCCATAGTTGCAGATAATTATGAATCAAATTTAGAATGTAAAAGTCGTTCAGCTCAATTAGGCTTAACTATGAATCCTACTCCATATGTTCATGTAGGGTTGATGTATCATCGTCAAAATAAATATTTTTCTTTTTCTAAAGAAGTACAGTTAGATTCAGCGTGTGGCATAGCTAAAGCAAAGACAAAAGTAGAAGGGCTTGCAGGTATTGTTACCTTGAATCCAGATAAAGCAGGATTTACAGGACAGTTTGCAAGTTATTATGGCTGGGGTAATACAAAGAACCATCGCTCTATAGGCTACATAGGAAGAGAATTAGAAGCAAAAGGGCGTTCTAAGATTCATTTAAGTGGTGGGCTTGTCCAGCTTGGATATAATTTGCCATTAGCTAACAATTGGTTTTTAACACCTTATATTGAGAATATTTTTTCTGTTGTAACATGGAATGGATACAAAGAAGTACCAAGTCCTTTTGCATGTAGTATAAGTAAAAATAAAGAACAATTATGGCAAAATAGTATAGGGATGAGAGCTATTGGGAAAATAGGAAATAATTCTCAACTGCAAATGTGGACTGCTTATAGTACTGGTTATCATAAAATAGCCGAGTTAACATCTATGTTTCTGTGTGCTCCAATGAAGAAGTATCAGGCAGTTGTACCTGGTATAGATAGAAAGTCTGCACAAGTTGAGGTTGGCATTTCTCATCAAGCAAAAATTACAACTACGTTAATAAGTTACTTGAATGTAATTGCAAAGATTGGCAAGAAAAAGTTGGATAATTCTCACTTGACGTTATCTTTAGCCTACCATTATTAA
- a CDS encoding autotransporter outer membrane beta-barrel domain-containing protein has product MNRENEEFNLYHRTLGNTEQHSEEETPCTVVDIKGVSISADVYEDYIKKHSLVVIDEANKSINDYCPCCKTCCKNKQTYAVAAAQGGCCGAISIAVGYGVGKLIELCTPTVAPTEMIFTVPTPLATAMTSGHTLTTVASSIEGITQTTAITMGCCGLTCCLLGSIFGYLTNKVEEKNERIHTAQQRLEYMVLNRQFLSDEDEGYELVDFSHRQQVVTNQPQRINSPVNNNSEQGEGSSRRSSEGTVYEEIFFLPGYNRGGQISSLLSMQYILAGPSAQVSSTLKMLALKAHRIPSDAAASLQLGKKSQKLQGPNRVLKADLQFQNNPQGISICRMFAFTDKYECNLEKKIRSGRAGLVAELFPGMTAGLAYTRHNEGRKSFEGIQLGTGSGSVTSKTESEALSAVIALNSEGGGVTGHIASYHGWGKMKTSRSFIHAGSKISAKGKPNIYLNGGLIQVGYNISLSKTTILTPYIEGMMSMVNWDAYTERSGLLPCKISRSEEYVAERSVGLCHHWKPTSGFQIQSWIACISGERRTDGVSCRPLVMPIKKYESYISVQERKYVHIEFGASYSMSVTDTLQLGIDGMIHLDKVHKIKEKSMSLSLMYLH; this is encoded by the coding sequence ATGAATAGAGAAAATGAAGAATTTAATTTGTACCATAGAACACTAGGTAACACCGAACAACATAGTGAAGAAGAAACTCCTTGCACAGTAGTAGATATTAAAGGAGTATCTATATCTGCAGATGTATATGAAGACTATATAAAAAAACATAGTTTAGTTGTTATAGATGAGGCAAATAAAAGTATTAACGATTATTGTCCATGTTGTAAAACCTGTTGTAAAAATAAACAAACATATGCAGTTGCAGCAGCCCAAGGAGGATGTTGTGGAGCTATAAGTATAGCTGTTGGTTATGGGGTAGGAAAACTAATAGAATTATGTACTCCAACTGTTGCTCCTACAGAGATGATATTTACGGTCCCTACTCCACTAGCAACTGCTATGACTAGTGGGCATACGTTAACTACTGTTGCATCCTCTATAGAAGGAATAACACAAACAACCGCAATAACAATGGGTTGTTGTGGCCTTACTTGTTGTTTATTGGGTAGTATATTTGGCTACTTAACTAATAAAGTAGAAGAAAAAAATGAACGTATTCATACAGCTCAACAAAGATTAGAATATATGGTATTAAATAGACAATTTTTATCAGATGAAGATGAAGGATATGAACTAGTTGACTTTTCTCATAGACAACAAGTTGTAACTAACCAACCACAACGTATTAATTCTCCAGTAAACAACAATAGTGAACAGGGAGAAGGATCCAGTCGGAGATCTTCTGAAGGAACAGTATATGAAGAGATCTTTTTTCTTCCAGGATATAATCGTGGAGGCCAAATTAGCTCTTTATTAAGTATGCAGTATATCTTAGCAGGTCCATCTGCACAGGTTTCTAGTACTTTAAAGATGTTAGCCCTTAAAGCACATAGAATACCATCTGATGCAGCAGCATCTCTACAATTAGGGAAAAAATCTCAAAAGTTGCAAGGTCCAAATAGGGTACTTAAAGCAGATCTTCAGTTTCAAAACAACCCACAAGGAATATCTATTTGTCGAATGTTTGCCTTTACGGATAAGTATGAGTGCAATTTAGAGAAGAAGATACGATCAGGCCGAGCAGGATTAGTAGCAGAACTTTTCCCTGGAATGACAGCTGGATTAGCCTATACACGTCATAATGAAGGTAGGAAGTCCTTTGAAGGTATTCAGCTAGGTACAGGAAGTGGTTCTGTGACAAGTAAAACAGAGTCTGAAGCACTCTCAGCAGTAATAGCGTTAAATTCAGAAGGTGGAGGAGTGACTGGTCACATAGCAAGTTATCATGGATGGGGTAAGATGAAGACGTCTCGTTCCTTTATCCATGCAGGTAGTAAAATAAGTGCTAAAGGAAAGCCAAATATCTACTTAAATGGAGGACTGATCCAAGTTGGTTATAACATCTCTTTGTCAAAGACCACAATACTGACCCCATACATAGAAGGGATGATGTCTATGGTCAATTGGGATGCCTATACTGAGCGTTCAGGATTGTTACCATGTAAGATAAGTAGAAGTGAAGAGTATGTAGCAGAAAGGAGTGTAGGATTATGCCATCATTGGAAGCCAACAAGTGGATTTCAGATCCAAAGCTGGATAGCTTGTATTTCTGGTGAACGTAGGACAGATGGTGTATCTTGTAGACCTCTAGTAATGCCTATTAAGAAGTATGAATCCTATATTTCGGTACAAGAAAGAAAGTATGTTCATATAGAATTTGGAGCATCATACAGTATGTCAGTTACAGATACTCTGCAGTTAGGCATTGATGGAATGATACATTTAGATAAGGTTCATAAAATAAAAGAAAAAAGTATGAGTCTTTCTTTAATGTATTTACACTAA
- a CDS encoding autotransporter outer membrane beta-barrel domain-containing protein — protein sequence MYDRKFKNVKYVLQEPIYQHKDEYPKVSKQLQEKEEELKVYDAELEKMYGASVKVLQKKLSEIQNVGGELDREMLCLLQKLGDRDVITQEKTELQSRLSIMKIDVSPNEFKIDLIDDASIRSPEIYRPFTLYTKKNAQDWVQEKSRERNIKEAAEIERNCRLVLEKRGYVEEGVKKETVAKVSLEECEFSDVDIDDSEDESESEEQPIISSRVTQIDNRYLTRIHHHPTPLRDDSLRPWNDSTPSSTTGQKEEETTATTSEAGSHSLPDNVLDQSGEGSSQATASDQEQEVTHQESPGEVGPQEDSQQQQQQQQVQQTPGNQAQTSQSGETQPQAEGGDSHDYSTEGARPKLRGKDTSRGGPGGKATFIPGYSLEGHISSLYGMQAILLDVSEQVAFTLKGLALKVQNNAMVKDDVLQLNDSSASIKKKKQIGMQALQQESAFQELMPYQVIGFTDTKDTNLECKLGSSQVGLLVTPKDGLSVGLAYNRYKDTGKEYQGISFSAGSGSAKSKAELDGLSMLVAWNPRGQGFTGHVVGYYGWGELKNERSFTHDGAQVTSKGTPGISLSGGLIQLGYTIPITKQVSFTPYVECMVSNVTWNGYKENSGPLPCEVSSNREKVFEKSIGLRSRWDVTERSCIQSWVAGVSSYRSTNKVHVKPLIAAYDSKYEASIPSHGRQSTKAELGMSYKSKVTRNVEIGLQGKAQLDKSNKRPQHQVNVHFQYMF from the coding sequence ATGTATGATAGAAAGTTTAAGAATGTTAAATACGTATTACAGGAGCCTATTTATCAACATAAAGATGAATACCCTAAAGTATCAAAACAGTTACAGGAAAAAGAAGAAGAGCTAAAAGTTTATGATGCAGAACTAGAAAAAATGTATGGAGCAAGTGTTAAAGTTCTTCAAAAAAAATTGTCAGAAATTCAAAATGTAGGAGGTGAACTAGATAGAGAAATGCTTTGTTTGTTACAAAAATTAGGGGATCGTGATGTAATTACACAGGAAAAGACAGAACTCCAGAGTCGTCTTAGTATAATGAAGATTGACGTAAGCCCTAATGAGTTCAAAATAGATTTAATAGATGATGCAAGCATTCGTTCTCCTGAAATCTATCGTCCCTTTACTCTATATACTAAAAAGAACGCACAAGATTGGGTACAGGAAAAGTCTAGAGAACGCAATATAAAAGAAGCAGCAGAAATAGAGCGTAACTGTAGATTAGTATTGGAGAAAAGGGGGTATGTTGAAGAGGGTGTAAAAAAAGAGACAGTAGCTAAGGTATCATTAGAAGAATGTGAATTTTCTGATGTTGACATTGATGATAGTGAAGATGAAAGCGAGAGTGAAGAACAACCAATAATTAGTAGTCGAGTAACTCAAATTGATAATAGGTATCTTACAAGGATTCATCATCACCCTACTCCTTTAAGAGATGATAGTTTACGACCATGGAATGATAGTACACCTTCTAGTACAACAGGTCAGAAAGAAGAAGAAACAACAGCTACTACTAGTGAAGCAGGGTCTCATTCTTTACCTGATAATGTTTTGGATCAAAGTGGTGAGGGTTCCTCTCAAGCTACAGCATCTGATCAAGAGCAGGAGGTAACTCATCAAGAGTCACCAGGAGAGGTTGGTCCCCAAGAAGATTCACAACAACAACAACAACAACAACAAGTACAGCAAACTCCAGGTAATCAAGCACAAACCTCACAATCAGGAGAGACACAACCTCAGGCAGAGGGGGGAGATTCACATGACTATTCTACAGAAGGAGCACGTCCAAAATTGAGAGGGAAAGATACATCTAGGGGTGGACCAGGAGGTAAAGCAACATTTATCCCAGGGTATAGTCTAGAAGGACATATAAGCTCTCTCTATGGTATGCAAGCTATTTTACTTGATGTATCTGAGCAAGTTGCCTTTACTCTGAAAGGGTTAGCACTAAAAGTACAGAACAATGCTATGGTGAAAGATGATGTTCTTCAGCTGAATGATAGTAGTGCTTCTATAAAAAAGAAGAAACAGATAGGTATGCAAGCATTACAGCAGGAGAGTGCTTTTCAAGAGTTAATGCCATACCAAGTGATTGGGTTTACTGACACTAAAGATACAAATCTGGAATGTAAACTAGGTTCAAGTCAGGTAGGACTTCTTGTAACCCCTAAGGATGGATTAAGTGTTGGATTAGCCTATAATCGATATAAAGATACAGGCAAGGAATATCAAGGAATATCCTTTAGTGCAGGAAGTGGTTCTGCAAAAAGTAAGGCTGAGCTAGATGGACTAAGTATGTTGGTTGCATGGAATCCTAGAGGACAAGGATTTACAGGTCATGTAGTAGGGTACTATGGATGGGGAGAGTTAAAGAACGAACGTTCATTCACCCATGATGGAGCACAAGTAACATCAAAAGGTACTCCAGGGATCAGTTTAAGTGGAGGGCTTATCCAACTTGGTTACACTATTCCAATAACAAAACAAGTGTCATTTACTCCATATGTTGAATGTATGGTTTCAAATGTAACCTGGAATGGATATAAGGAAAACTCAGGACCTTTGCCTTGTGAAGTGAGTAGTAATAGAGAAAAGGTGTTTGAGAAAAGTATAGGATTGCGCAGTCGCTGGGATGTAACTGAAAGAAGTTGTATTCAATCCTGGGTAGCAGGTGTATCTAGCTATCGAAGTACCAACAAGGTACATGTAAAACCACTGATAGCAGCCTATGATTCTAAGTATGAAGCCTCTATTCCATCCCATGGAAGGCAAAGTACAAAAGCAGAATTAGGAATGTCTTATAAATCAAAGGTAACACGAAATGTTGAGATAGGCCTTCAAGGAAAAGCACAACTTGATAAGTCTAACAAGAGGCCTCAACATCAAGTAAATGTACATTTCCAGTATATGTTTTAA